The Vicia villosa cultivar HV-30 ecotype Madison, WI linkage group LG1, Vvil1.0, whole genome shotgun sequence genome includes a region encoding these proteins:
- the LOC131644819 gene encoding subtilisin-like protease SBT5.6 isoform X1, with translation MNNIISTTCLFLLLLPLTSCTTKNKQVYLVEFEENTNEDKTRHEIETAHHSYLLLVKETEEDAKASLLYSYKHTFNGFAALLTPNEANDLSGMEGVVSVRKSERKIYSLHTTRSWKFVGLDRSFDSYEEKSNETNGDLLAKGKYGQDIIVGMIDNGVWPDSKSFSDEGMGPVPQKWKGVCQNGTDFDSSNCNRKIIGAKYYLQGYESIYGPLNETDDYKSARDKDGHGTHTSSIVAGRAVPNASALGGFARGTAIGGAPLARLAIYKACWAIKGKPKNEGNVCTNIDMLKAIDDAIEDGVDVISISIGFPEPVKYDDDVIAKSSLQAVRKNIVVVCSAGNAGPVPHSLSNPAPWIITVGASTVDRSFVAPIKLSNGTIIEGRSITPFHKEYIFRPLVLANDVEYEGITSANSSGFCLDNTLDPIKVKGKIVLCMRGIGGRLKKGLEVERAGGFGFILGNNKTYANDLASDLHFIPATAVTYENTLKLIQYINSTLNPMAQLLPGTTVLDTKPAPSMALFSSRGPNVIDPNILKPDITAPGVDILAAWTAEDGPTRMTDHDKRVVKYNIFSGTSMSCPHVSAASVLLKAMHPTWTPAAIRSALMTSAKTTDNTGNPITDETGNPTTPFAMGSGHFNPKRASNPGLIYDASFNDYLLYLCNLKLTQNISITYTCPNPLPQPFDLNYPSIQIHKLNYTKTIRRTVTNVGRSKCVYKFISKPPKEFTMKATPSVLKFTYVGQKRNFVITVTENRDELASESDSEKYFFGWYSWTDRYHVVNSPVAVSFQ, from the exons ATGAACAACATCATTTCCACAACATGTTTGTTCCTTCTCCTTCTTCCATTAACCTCATGCACTACCAAAAACAAACAG GTTTATCTTGTTGAATTTGAAGAAAACACTAATGAAGATAAAACACGGCATGAAATAGAGACTGCACATCACTCTTATTTGCTTTTGGTGAAAGAAACTGAGGAAGATGCTAAGGCTTCACTTCTTTATAGCTACAAGCACACTTTCAATGGCTTTGCAGCATTACTTACACCAAATGAAGCCAATGATCTCTCTG GAATGGAAGGAGTGGTGTCTGTGAGAAAGAGTGAGAGAAAGATATACTCATTGCATACCACTAGGTCATGGAAGTTTGTAGGGTTAGATAGGTCATTTGATTCTTATGAGGAAAAATCCAATGAAACAAATGGAGATTTATTGGCCAAAGGAAAATATGGGCAAGATATTATAGTAGGAATGATTGATAATG GTGTATGGCCAGACTCAaagagcttcagtgatgaagggATGGGACCTGTTCCACAAAAATGGAAAGGAGTGTGCCAAAATGGAACTGATTTTGATTCATCTAATTGCAATAG AAAGATAATTGGAGCAAAGTACTACTTGCAAGGTTATGAAAGTATCTATGGTCCTTTAAACGAAACAGATGATTACAAATCAGCTCGTGACAAAGACGGTCACGGAACACACACGTCATCAATAGTAGCAGGGCGAGCAGTTCCTAATGCATCAGCACTCGGAGGCTTCGCCAGGGGCACAGCCATTGGCGGAGCCCCACTAGCCCGCCTTGCAATATACAAAGCATGTTGGGCGATAAAAGGAAAACCAAAAAACGAAGGAAATGTTTGCACAAACATCGATATGCTTAAAGCTATAGATGATGCAATTGAGGATGGTGTTGATGTTATAAGTATATCTATTGGGTTTCCTGAGCCAGTGAAATATGATGATGATGTTATTGCTAAGAGTTCTTTACAAGCTGTTAGGAAAAACATTGTTGTTGTTTGTAGTGCTGGAAATGCTGGTCCTGTTCCTCATAGTTTGTCTAATCCTGCTCCTTGGATTATTACTGTTGGTGCTAGTACGGTTGATCGTTCCTTTGTTGCTCCGATTAAGCTTAGCAATGGCACAATCATTGAG GGAAGATCCATTACTCCATTCCACAAAGAATACATTTTTCGTCCATTAGTTCTAGCCAATGATGTTGAATATGAAGGCATAACAAGTGCAAATTCTTCAGG gttttgtctagacaatactCTTGATCCTATCAAAGTAAAAGGGAAGATAGTTTTGTGTATGAGAGGGATAGGTGGAAGATTGAAAAAAGGGTTGGAAGTTGAAAGAGCTGGTGGTTTTGGTTTCATACTTGGGAACAATAAAACTTATGCAAATGATTTAGCTTCTGATCTTCATTTCATTCCAGCCACTGCAGTTACCTATGAGAACACCTTAAAACTTATTCAATATATTAATTCTACCCTTAATCCAATGGCACAACTTTTGCCTGGAACAACTGTGTTAGATACAAAACCAGCACCCTCTATGGCCTTGTTCTCTAGTAGAGGTCCTAACGTAATTGACCCTAACATTCTAAAG CCTGACATAACAGCACCAGGCGTAGACATATTGGCAGCATGGACAGCTGAAGATGGACCTACAAGAATGACTGATCATGATAAACGAGTTGTTAAGTACAATATCTTCTCAGGAACATCAATGTCTTGTCCTCATGTTTCTGCTGCATCTGTTCTTCTCAAAGCCATGCACCCTACTTGGACTCCTGCTGCTATTAGGTCTGCCCTAATGACTTCAG CAAAAACAACAGACAATACAGGAAACCCTATAACAGATGAAACAGGAAACCCTACAACACCTTTTGCAATGGGTTCAGGTCACTTCAACCCTAAAAGAGCATCAAATCCCGGACTCATTTACGATGCATCCTTCAATGATTATCTTCTTTACCTTTGTAATCTCAAATTAACACAAAACATAAGCATAACATATACTTGTCCAAATCCATTACCTCAACCATTTGATCTCAATTATCCATCAATACAAATCCATAAACTCAATTACACCAAGACTATAAGAAGGACAGTGACCAATGTTGGTAGAAGCAAATGTGTTTACAAGTTTATTTCAAAGCCACCAAAGGAATTTACCATGAAAGCCACTCCTAGTGTTTTGAAATTTACATATGTTGGACAGAAAAGGAATTTTGTCATCACAGTGACAGAAAATAGAGATGAGTTAGCAAGTGAGAGTGATTCTGAGAAGTACTTTTTTGGATGGTATAGTTGGACTGATAGATATCATGTTGTGAATAGTCCAGTGGCAGTGTCTTTTCAATAA
- the LOC131644819 gene encoding subtilisin-like protease SBT5.6 isoform X2 has translation MFVPSPSSINLMHYQKQTENTNEDKTRHEIETAHHSYLLLVKETEEDAKASLLYSYKHTFNGFAALLTPNEANDLSGMEGVVSVRKSERKIYSLHTTRSWKFVGLDRSFDSYEEKSNETNGDLLAKGKYGQDIIVGMIDNGVWPDSKSFSDEGMGPVPQKWKGVCQNGTDFDSSNCNRKIIGAKYYLQGYESIYGPLNETDDYKSARDKDGHGTHTSSIVAGRAVPNASALGGFARGTAIGGAPLARLAIYKACWAIKGKPKNEGNVCTNIDMLKAIDDAIEDGVDVISISIGFPEPVKYDDDVIAKSSLQAVRKNIVVVCSAGNAGPVPHSLSNPAPWIITVGASTVDRSFVAPIKLSNGTIIEGRSITPFHKEYIFRPLVLANDVEYEGITSANSSGFCLDNTLDPIKVKGKIVLCMRGIGGRLKKGLEVERAGGFGFILGNNKTYANDLASDLHFIPATAVTYENTLKLIQYINSTLNPMAQLLPGTTVLDTKPAPSMALFSSRGPNVIDPNILKPDITAPGVDILAAWTAEDGPTRMTDHDKRVVKYNIFSGTSMSCPHVSAASVLLKAMHPTWTPAAIRSALMTSAKTTDNTGNPITDETGNPTTPFAMGSGHFNPKRASNPGLIYDASFNDYLLYLCNLKLTQNISITYTCPNPLPQPFDLNYPSIQIHKLNYTKTIRRTVTNVGRSKCVYKFISKPPKEFTMKATPSVLKFTYVGQKRNFVITVTENRDELASESDSEKYFFGWYSWTDRYHVVNSPVAVSFQ, from the exons ATGTTTGTTCCTTCTCCTTCTTCCATTAACCTCATGCACTACCAAAAACAAACAG AAAACACTAATGAAGATAAAACACGGCATGAAATAGAGACTGCACATCACTCTTATTTGCTTTTGGTGAAAGAAACTGAGGAAGATGCTAAGGCTTCACTTCTTTATAGCTACAAGCACACTTTCAATGGCTTTGCAGCATTACTTACACCAAATGAAGCCAATGATCTCTCTG GAATGGAAGGAGTGGTGTCTGTGAGAAAGAGTGAGAGAAAGATATACTCATTGCATACCACTAGGTCATGGAAGTTTGTAGGGTTAGATAGGTCATTTGATTCTTATGAGGAAAAATCCAATGAAACAAATGGAGATTTATTGGCCAAAGGAAAATATGGGCAAGATATTATAGTAGGAATGATTGATAATG GTGTATGGCCAGACTCAaagagcttcagtgatgaagggATGGGACCTGTTCCACAAAAATGGAAAGGAGTGTGCCAAAATGGAACTGATTTTGATTCATCTAATTGCAATAG AAAGATAATTGGAGCAAAGTACTACTTGCAAGGTTATGAAAGTATCTATGGTCCTTTAAACGAAACAGATGATTACAAATCAGCTCGTGACAAAGACGGTCACGGAACACACACGTCATCAATAGTAGCAGGGCGAGCAGTTCCTAATGCATCAGCACTCGGAGGCTTCGCCAGGGGCACAGCCATTGGCGGAGCCCCACTAGCCCGCCTTGCAATATACAAAGCATGTTGGGCGATAAAAGGAAAACCAAAAAACGAAGGAAATGTTTGCACAAACATCGATATGCTTAAAGCTATAGATGATGCAATTGAGGATGGTGTTGATGTTATAAGTATATCTATTGGGTTTCCTGAGCCAGTGAAATATGATGATGATGTTATTGCTAAGAGTTCTTTACAAGCTGTTAGGAAAAACATTGTTGTTGTTTGTAGTGCTGGAAATGCTGGTCCTGTTCCTCATAGTTTGTCTAATCCTGCTCCTTGGATTATTACTGTTGGTGCTAGTACGGTTGATCGTTCCTTTGTTGCTCCGATTAAGCTTAGCAATGGCACAATCATTGAG GGAAGATCCATTACTCCATTCCACAAAGAATACATTTTTCGTCCATTAGTTCTAGCCAATGATGTTGAATATGAAGGCATAACAAGTGCAAATTCTTCAGG gttttgtctagacaatactCTTGATCCTATCAAAGTAAAAGGGAAGATAGTTTTGTGTATGAGAGGGATAGGTGGAAGATTGAAAAAAGGGTTGGAAGTTGAAAGAGCTGGTGGTTTTGGTTTCATACTTGGGAACAATAAAACTTATGCAAATGATTTAGCTTCTGATCTTCATTTCATTCCAGCCACTGCAGTTACCTATGAGAACACCTTAAAACTTATTCAATATATTAATTCTACCCTTAATCCAATGGCACAACTTTTGCCTGGAACAACTGTGTTAGATACAAAACCAGCACCCTCTATGGCCTTGTTCTCTAGTAGAGGTCCTAACGTAATTGACCCTAACATTCTAAAG CCTGACATAACAGCACCAGGCGTAGACATATTGGCAGCATGGACAGCTGAAGATGGACCTACAAGAATGACTGATCATGATAAACGAGTTGTTAAGTACAATATCTTCTCAGGAACATCAATGTCTTGTCCTCATGTTTCTGCTGCATCTGTTCTTCTCAAAGCCATGCACCCTACTTGGACTCCTGCTGCTATTAGGTCTGCCCTAATGACTTCAG CAAAAACAACAGACAATACAGGAAACCCTATAACAGATGAAACAGGAAACCCTACAACACCTTTTGCAATGGGTTCAGGTCACTTCAACCCTAAAAGAGCATCAAATCCCGGACTCATTTACGATGCATCCTTCAATGATTATCTTCTTTACCTTTGTAATCTCAAATTAACACAAAACATAAGCATAACATATACTTGTCCAAATCCATTACCTCAACCATTTGATCTCAATTATCCATCAATACAAATCCATAAACTCAATTACACCAAGACTATAAGAAGGACAGTGACCAATGTTGGTAGAAGCAAATGTGTTTACAAGTTTATTTCAAAGCCACCAAAGGAATTTACCATGAAAGCCACTCCTAGTGTTTTGAAATTTACATATGTTGGACAGAAAAGGAATTTTGTCATCACAGTGACAGAAAATAGAGATGAGTTAGCAAGTGAGAGTGATTCTGAGAAGTACTTTTTTGGATGGTATAGTTGGACTGATAGATATCATGTTGTGAATAGTCCAGTGGCAGTGTCTTTTCAATAA
- the LOC131593384 gene encoding uncharacterized protein LOC131593384, which translates to MVDKAVQNGDFVGCDVKGGCFVDILQFADDTLLVGDGSWKHLWAIKAVLRGFEMVSGLGINFNKSKLIGVNINSRFLDVATSFLSCKREDKEFSFLGILIGSNPRRAKFWSPLVDNIRRRLSSWKGKWLSFGGRLTLLKSVLGSLPIFTFSFYLAPKKEWCDF; encoded by the exons ATGGTTGACAAGGCGGTGCAAAATGGGGATTTTGTTGGTTGTGATGTAAAAGGTGGATGTTTTGTCGacatccttcaatttgcggatgacactcttTTGGTAGGAGATGGTAGTTGGAAGCATTTGTGGGCCATTAAAGCGGTGTTAAGAGGTTTTGAGATGGTGTCGGGTCTCGGTATAAATTTCAATAAGAGTAAGCTTATTGGAGTAAATATTAATTCTCGTTTCTTGGATGTGGCAACTTCTTTCCTTTCTTGCAAGAGGGAAGATAAAGAGTTTTCTTTTCTAGGCATTCTGATTGGTTCTAATCCTAGAAGGGCTAAGTTTTGGAGTCCTTTGGTTGATAATATTAGGAGGCGCTTGAGTTCTTGGAAAGGGAAGTGGCTTAGTTTCGGGGGAAGATTAACTCTCTTGAAATCGGTGTTAGGTAGTTTACCtatctttactttctctttctaCTTGGCTCCGAAGAAG GAATGGTGTGATTTTTAA
- the LOC131593391 gene encoding uncharacterized protein LOC131593391, with amino-acid sequence MHRSEWGEFSNFIDRCGLIDVPCKGKKFSWFSEDGKTKNRLDRFLVDGNIISSWGVVGQLIGKRDVPDHCPMWLVVDKEDWGPKPFKFDNEWFNNKEFLHFVEFEWKAIIVRGRGDFILKEKFRIIKDKLRWWNITVFGKFDLEVEEGVRELNEADDCDVLDDEIQAIKKNASSRFWLNLRIKENMLIQKSRLKWLNDGDFGCLTLCLRRIVLLLSYPSPRRKLRRWCGVVMVRKVRDRMDFLFFLSRSVGIL; translated from the coding sequence ATGCATAGATCGGAATGGGGTGAGTTTTCAAACTTTATCGATAGGTGTGGTTTGATTGACGTTCCTtgtaaaggaaaaaaatttagtTGGTTTAGTGAGGatggaaaaacaaaaaataggTTGGATCGTTTTCTTGTAGATGGTAACATTATTTCTTCTTGGGGAGTGGTGGGGCAACTTATTGGGAAAAGGGATGTGCCGGACCATTGCCCTATGTGGTTGGTTGTTGATAAGGAGGATTGGGGCCCTAAACCGTTCAAGTTTGATAATGAATGGTtcaataataaagagtttttgcattttgttgagtTTGAATGGAAGGCGATCATTGTTCGAGGGAGAGGAGATTTTATCCTAAAGGAGAAATTTCGTATCATTAAGGATAAGCTTAGATGGTGGAACATCACGGTGTTTGGCAAGTTCGATTTGGAAGTAGAGGAAGGGGTTCGAGAGTTGAACGAGGCGGATGATTGTGATGTTTTGGATGATGAGATTCAAGCCATTAAAAAAAATGCTAGTAGTAGATTTTGGTTGAATCTTCGAATCAAAGAGAATATGCTTAtccaaaaatcaagattaaagtGGCTTAATGATggagattttggttgtttaacgcTTTGTCTACGGAGGATAGTGCTTCTCTTGAGTTACCCTTCTCCGAGGAGGAAGTTAAGGAGGTGGTGTGGAGTTGTGATGGTTCGAAAAGTCCGGGACCGGATggattttctcttctttttgtcAAGAAGTGTTGGTATTTTGTAA